AAAAGGGCTGGAAATTTAGGCAATTTTTCATCCAAAGTCAATCGAAACGCGCGTCCGATTGGTTCGGGCTGTGGATAAGTCCGCGCAAGGGCGCTAGACTTGCACGTTGGCTCAGGGAGCGAACCCACGTCCGGCCGCCCTGCTCGCCGGCGCCCTCATCCAGTTCCAGTCCTTCGCAATCATCCGGGCGGCGCCGTCGCGCGCGCCGCCGCATCCGAACCGAGACGACGCATGTCGGGAAACGCCGTGGCCCTGTGGGAGCACTGTATCAATCAATTGAAGGCCGAACTGACGTCCGCCGAGTTCAATACCTGGATCCTGCCCCTGCAGGCGCGTGTGGATGGTCCCTTGCTCAGGCTGCTGGCGCCGAATCGATTCGTGCTCGACTGGACACGCAAGCATTATGCCGATCGTCTGCTCGAGCTCTGCGCGCGCCACAGTCAGGGTGAGGTTTCGGAGATCCATTTCGAGGTCGGCGAGTTCGCACGTGAGTCCGGTCCCGCGAAAGGGAAGGGCGCGCGCGCCGGCTCGAAGGCCTCCGTGATCGACTCGGATCTCGCCACGCGCCGCGCCGCGGCCAACCTGAACGCCGACTTCAATTTCGATACCTTCGTCGAGGGCAAGTCCAACCAGCTCGCGCGTGCGGCCTCGATCCAAATCGCGCGCAATCCGGGCGGTACCTACAATCCACTGTTCATCTATGGCGGCGTCGGGCTGGGCAAGACCCATCTGATGCACGCGGTCGGCAATGTCATCCTGGCCTCCAATCCGAGCGCGCGGGTCGTCTATCTGCACTCCGAGCGCTTCGTCGCCGAGATGATCAAGGCGTTGCAACACAATCGCATCGAAGACTTCAAGAAGACCTATCGCTCGGTCAACGCGCTCCTGATCGACGATGTGCAGTTCTTTGCCGGCAAGGAGCGCTCGCAGGAAGAGTTCTTCCATACCTTCAACGCACTGCTGGAGTCCGGGCAGCAGATCGTGCTGTCCAGCGACCGCTTTCCCAAGGAGGTGACGGGGCTGGAGGAGCGTCTGCGCTCGCGCTTCGGCTGGGGGCTGACGGTGGCCATCGATCCGCCGGATCTGGAGACCAGCGTGGCCATCCTGCATTGCAAGGCCACGCAGCTCGGCGTGGAACTGCCCGAGGACGTGGCCTTCTTCGTCGGGCGGCGCATCCGTTCCAACATCCGCGAACTCGAGGGGGCGCTCAGGCGTCTGGTGGCCAACGCACACTTCACCGGCAAACCGATTACGCTGGAGTTCGCCAAGCAGGCGCTGCGTGATGTACTCGTGGCCCAGGATCGACAGGTCAGTCTGGAAAACATCCAGCGCACGGTTGCCGACTACTACAAGTTGCGCACCTCCGATCTGCTCTCGGCCAAGCGCAGTCGCTCGCTGGCACGCCCGCGCCAACTGGCGATGGCGCTCGCCAAGGAGCTGACCAAGCACAGTCTGCCCGAGATTGGCCAGGCTTTCGGTGGGCGGGATCACACCACGGTTCTGCACGCCACGCGTAAGATCAAGAGTCTGCGTGAGAGCGACGCGACGATCGAGGAAGATTACCGGAACCTACTGAGAATGCTGACGCTGTAGCGCGACTCCATCCGACTGAATCGACACACTATCCCTATACTCAATGGCTAGCCTGCCAAGCTAGCGCTATCCATCTCCGCGAGATCATGGAGCCACCGATGGAATTCGTTGCCAACCGAGAAATCGTCCTGCCCGCGCTCAATAAGGTGATCGGCGTCGTCGAGCGCCGTCAGACCCTGCCGATCCTGGGTAATCTGCTCGTGGTCGCCCGCGCGGGGCGCGTCACCCTCACGGGTACCGACCTGGAGGTCGAGGTCAAGACCAGCTTCGAGGCCGAGATCCAGCAGGAGGGCGAGACCACGATTCCTGCCCGCAAGCTGGTCGACATCTGCCGCAATCTGAGTGAGGGCGCCGAGATCCGTCTGCGCGTCAAGGATGAGCGTTGTGTCGTCACCTCGGGACGCGGACGTTTCACGCTCGGGCTGCTGCCGGCGGCGGATTTTCCGACCATGGATCTGGAGGAGGGCGGTTTCGACTTCCAGATCCAGGAAAGCCAGCTCAAGCGGTTGCTGGACAAGACCGCCTTCGCCATGGCGCAGCAGGATGTTCGTTACTATCTGAACGGTCTGCTGCTGGAGCTGCATGCGACTGTCCTGATCGCGGTGGCCACTGATGGACATCGGCTGGCCAAGTTCGTCACCCCGCTCGATCTGACCCTGGACACCGAGCGTCAGGTGATCGTGCCCAACAAGACGGTCATGGAACTGAAACGTCAGCTAGGCAGCTCGGACGATCCGATCTCTATCCGTCTGAGCGAGCGCAGTCTGCGCGTGGTGGTCGGTGCCATGACCATGACCTCCAAGCTCGTCGACGGCCGCTATCCCGAATACGAACGTGTGATTCCGGGCCATAGCGGACGCACGGCCACGGTCGAGAAGGATGCACTCAAGCGCGCGCTCTCACGCACCTCGATCCTGTCGAACGAGAAGTATCGCGGCGTGCGTCTGAGCTTCGATCCGGGCACGCTCAAGTTGCTGGCGCACAACCCCGAGCAGGAGGAGGCCGAGGAAGAGATCGAGCTGGAGTACGACGGCGAGCCGATCTCCATCGGTTTCAACGTCGCTTATTTGATGGATGTGCTCGGCGTGATCGACGAGACCGCAGTGATCATCCATTTTCAGGATGCCAACGGTAGTTCGATCTGGCGCGGCGTGGGGGGCGAGAGCGAGACCTTCGTCGTCATGCCGATGCGGCTGTGATCCGTCTCCGTGTGCTGATTCGAACGTCCTGATCCACGCTATCTGGAGGAAGGTTCCACGTGGAACATTCGGACGCCGTTTCAGAGTTTCCCGGTCCGGCGTTTCACGGATCACGCTCGATGTTCCACGTGGAACATTCGGGCGTGGATCCGGAACCTGGACTGCGCTCACTTCGAATCGAGTCGCTGCGCAACATCCGGCGGCTCGACCTTGCTCCCGATACGCGGACCCTGTTGCTGACAGGGGCCAATGGCGCCGGCAAAACCAGTGTTCTGGAAGCCATCTACCTGCTCGCGCGCGGCCGAACCTTTCGTGGAACCAAGGCCGGGCCGCTCACCACTCAGGGCGAATTCTACACGCGTGTTGAGGGACGCTATCAGCCGTCCGACCGTGACGTGGTGCGCCTGCGCTATGTCAAGGAAGGAGCCACGGCCGTGCGTGACATCCATCCGCCGC
The sequence above is drawn from the Allochromatium vinosum DSM 180 genome and encodes:
- the dnaA gene encoding chromosomal replication initiator protein DnaA, coding for MSGNAVALWEHCINQLKAELTSAEFNTWILPLQARVDGPLLRLLAPNRFVLDWTRKHYADRLLELCARHSQGEVSEIHFEVGEFARESGPAKGKGARAGSKASVIDSDLATRRAAANLNADFNFDTFVEGKSNQLARAASIQIARNPGGTYNPLFIYGGVGLGKTHLMHAVGNVILASNPSARVVYLHSERFVAEMIKALQHNRIEDFKKTYRSVNALLIDDVQFFAGKERSQEEFFHTFNALLESGQQIVLSSDRFPKEVTGLEERLRSRFGWGLTVAIDPPDLETSVAILHCKATQLGVELPEDVAFFVGRRIRSNIRELEGALRRLVANAHFTGKPITLEFAKQALRDVLVAQDRQVSLENIQRTVADYYKLRTSDLLSAKRSRSLARPRQLAMALAKELTKHSLPEIGQAFGGRDHTTVLHATRKIKSLRESDATIEEDYRNLLRMLTL
- the dnaN gene encoding DNA polymerase III subunit beta — encoded protein: MEFVANREIVLPALNKVIGVVERRQTLPILGNLLVVARAGRVTLTGTDLEVEVKTSFEAEIQQEGETTIPARKLVDICRNLSEGAEIRLRVKDERCVVTSGRGRFTLGLLPAADFPTMDLEEGGFDFQIQESQLKRLLDKTAFAMAQQDVRYYLNGLLLELHATVLIAVATDGHRLAKFVTPLDLTLDTERQVIVPNKTVMELKRQLGSSDDPISIRLSERSLRVVVGAMTMTSKLVDGRYPEYERVIPGHSGRTATVEKDALKRALSRTSILSNEKYRGVRLSFDPGTLKLLAHNPEQEEAEEEIELEYDGEPISIGFNVAYLMDVLGVIDETAVIIHFQDANGSSIWRGVGGESETFVVMPMRL